In the Topomyia yanbarensis strain Yona2022 chromosome 3, ASM3024719v1, whole genome shotgun sequence genome, one interval contains:
- the LOC131687519 gene encoding serine/arginine repetitive matrix protein 2-like isoform X1, with the protein MDFDDDSSNPREPSCTPPLPTTDLTPIEIMKFAPSGDDLATPERLDDVDKDASSVVPQRDQSTPKKSGEYLVAAVREKTAEADKNGEPCVVEKSDSKGEKLTNKVADETSSARLPTRKDAKGNVPSPSVVKSDRSKVPSSPPTKKRKSDTADKLKSSKRKDKDKSTDMDKSKEKEKEKNRKRKSKNREKDRSSSRGRSRVRTKSDDKEKKRRSKSVEKRSRSRKSSSPRSDRKKRNASRSKSEFARSQSMASGKKTEERSKRKSRSRERGKSLSFKNRRSGSNKEHQGETSGNQSLTSAKKRTERSPVLLSSIKYTSSPPVIGWRERIVSKVQSATPFRQIPITPAIAALQAYDDDEDSSHSNDGLSSKARRVTAGEKTVKEKPEANSKRKKKIRSKSSVKKSKKSGSQKKKSKEKRKEQSKRKRSPKEKKKEKEVVDKVVDPEPISATDLHVSSGGTDTELETSFHDEEDQDELFVKRIKLEKMDDRDQLQFGQIQIDYSIVKQEPLTDEEKEKVKNAPPVTEPVLTHEPVPKAVLPELEQPVIQSLKSPEPKESTPLRPRFNCSFLDDLNSGKKLTVLQKAELEDRNRKEADSPDTDDYASNWENDEFSPLVTTAKVPVETPKQAGNKALVISEENSKRNRLIPKSTHEQIIPLDDLLNIQSQLQSMKSKLESVGQLEGITPLTKKMEFLPSVTDNSDEKLNCVPVLGKENADDTKITNRKQAKKRRSSSSTTTSTSSTSDSSSSSSDSSSSSSSSSSSSSSSDSDSTDSSDEEAKKNKKKLLVKRKNALIKPIISVADIEQLASELPDDILEQEEREQLNTTEPTIEPAVPLVVPQLVIPEHLLPKPRSHPTAPSKIYSIKDDSLSETTSSHESITSPKKPLSLDRESPIKLKLQTKNKIVPGVTTSALLGPEDDEENENQIVEKHETLAKEDVAKPPEPPAEKNHDECREMKRPKDRRSNDRSPRRLRDHTGTTTKRRSKDRRSHSKSKERSPNRKRRSLDRDRERSRNNRLRSPPLRRIRSSPPPRRRRSRSRSRSLSPTLLRRPPSPPGDGSPRTRRYSADREWRRSRSPYYQRPPSPKEKPPNENQIDVVTSTGGSSAVFTSANDQSPVTGYKKSLADSTINDADLEIQKRKSQNFSESSAYNNVYSKTYGFYGPEDMVLEGPEGGDSPKRIPLDDRINIVLGINGVEPPKRADVVPVSTANHYGDYQSIQPLHHDMQQQPPQHYPPLQQFPGPINSPRSMMHPPPQQQQHQFQHNYRQDFHVAPTGQPPPPPNPYAYGPNPRPQFFPSPRIPQQGWLRAPHGAVIQPGPTHPQIYPNNMFHQTPNVQVPPPPLPVDPTKTHVVQVGNVLEIVPTAVPPPAVNQPLRTTPPVIIIEPTTPFMQQASPSDTPNLLTPKILTAEELKLRHERRLELKKKIRIEREKKRTEKKMRKEKLKMEVKRLLAETSATAANSSSEEEEFDAIKHQELLASLSKGYDRSILRTKTGACVARKQVLFADGVAPGDESSSSGAEVLRSPAKITASKTRKKLRRKRTLKATGRKRLIDRLKLPDLDLEEKERIDPELDAMPAPSPPPGSPPSELLQPRCINPPPVQMIDFSDAPPMLPFRATGSSTSSNTPSSNGSGMPASPFVPATPPSNGGNNSAANSNHNLNVGHSSVPPSSTSSTMPGWNRVAPVPTSASSHMRSHHHSHQHHYHHSHSQHHTQPPPPSSSQQSVLGLKKSRRDGYRSNQHPPEPPHAIEAIGSSMRHSSSYDAGSH; encoded by the exons ATGGATTTCGATGATGATTCCTCCAATCCGAGGGAGCCGTCGTGTACCCCACCGCTACCGACGACAGATTTGACGCCTATCGAAATCATGAAATTTGCCCCTAGTGGTGATGATTTGGCCACACCGGAGAGGCTTGACGATGTGGACAAAGATGCTTCGAGTGTTGTCCCTCAGCGGGATCAATCTACGCCTAAGAAATCTGGTGAATATCTCGTAGCAGCAGTGAGGGAAAAAACTGCCGAGGCAGACAAAAATGGCGAACCCTGTGTGGTGGAGAAAAGTGATTCCAAGGGGGAGAAGCTGACGAATAAGGTGGCAGATGAAACCTCCTCAGCTCGGCTTCCGACAAGGAAGGATGCGAAAGGAAATGTCCCAA GTCCTTCCGTCGTGAAATCTGACCGATCAAAAGTACCCTCGTCACCACCTACCAAAAAACGAAAATCAGACACTGCTGACAAATTGAAGAGCAGCAAAAGAAAAGATAAGGACAAGTCCACAGATATGGACAAATCCAAAGAGAAGGAAAAAGAGAAAAACAGAAAACGCAAAAGCAAGAATCGAGAGAAAGATCGTTCTAGTAGTAGGGGTAGATCGCGAGTACGTACTAAATCCGACGATAAGGAAAAGAAACGACGGTCCAAAAGTGTTGAAAAACGAAGTCGTAGCCGAAAAAGTAGCTCTCCTCGGTCAGATCGAAAAAAACGAAACGCCAGTCGAAGCAAATCGGAATTCGCAAGATCACAAAGCATGGCCAGTGGTAAGAAAACCGAGGAAAGATCAAAGCGGAAATCAAGATCCCGAGAAAGGGGGAAATCGTTAAGTTTCAAAAATAGACGCTCTGGCAGCAATAAGGAGCATCAAGGCGAAACATCCGGTAATCAGAGCCTCACTTCTGCGAAGAAACGCACAGAACGATCGCCAGTATTGCTATCTTCGATCAAATACACCTCGAGTCCTCCAGTGATTGGTTGGCGAGAGCGAATTGTAAGCAAGGTACAAAGTGCAACGCCTTTTCGACAAATTCCCATCACTCCGGCTATAGCCGCGTTGCAGGCATATGATGACGATGAAGATTCTTCGCACAGCAACGATGGTCTTAGCTCAAAAGCAAGACGAGTGACGGCCGGAGAGAAAACGGTCAAAGAGAAACCGGAAGCAAATTCAAAGCGTAAGAAAAAGATTCGGAGCAAAAGCTCAGtgaaaaaatcaaagaaaagtgGATCTCAGAAGAAAAAATCCAAGGAAAAACGCAAGGAGCAAAGTAAACGCAAGCGATCGCCAAAggagaaaaagaaagaaaaggaagttgtcgacaaagttgtagatccTGAACCAATTTCTGCTACGGATCTTCACGTTTCTTCTGGTGGTACCGATACCGAACTAGAAACATCGTTTCATGACGAGGAGGATCAAGATGAACTCTTTGTTAAGCGGATAAAACTTGAGAAGATGGACGATAGAGATCAGCTGCAGTTTGGACAAATTCAAATAGACTACAGCATCGTTAAACAGGAACCGCTAACTGACgaagagaaggaaaaagtcaaaaatgCTCCGCCCGTTACTGAGCCTGTACTTACTCATGAACCGGTGCCTAAGGCAGTACTTCCAGAGCTGGAACAGCCAgttatacaaagtttgaaaagcCCAGAACCGAAAGAATCTACACCATTGAGACCGAGATTCAACTGCTCCTTTTTGGATGACCTGAATAGCGGTAAGAAGTTGACTGTTTTGCAAAAAGCAGAACTTGAGGACCGCAATCGAAAGGAGGCTGATTCTCCGGACACTGATGACTACGCTTCAAACTGGGAGAATGACGAATTCAGTCCCCTGGTGACAACCGCAAAAGTACCCGTTGAAACGCCGAAACAGGCTGGTAACAAAGCATTGGTTATCAGTGAGGAAAATTCTAAACGAAACCGACTTATCCCTAAAAGTACACATGAGCAGATCATTCCATTGGATGATTTACTAAACATTCAGAGTCAGTTGCAGTCGATGAAGAGTAAGCTTGAAAGTGTTGGCCAGTTGGAAGGAATTACTCCGTTAACaaagaaaatggaatttttgCCAAGTGTAACTGATAATTCTGATGAAAAACTGAATTGTGTTCCGGTTTTAGGAAAAGAAAATGCAGATGATACAAAAATAACTAATCGCAAGCAAGCAAAAAAACGCAGAAGTTCATCTAGTACAACGACCAGCACAAGCTCTACTTCCGATAGTTCTAGCTCAAGTTCCGATTCTAGCTCTTCAAGTTCATCTTCCAGTTCAAGCTCTAGTTCATCCGATTCGGATTCGACTGATAGTTCCGATGAGGAGGCAAAGAAGAATAAGAAGAAACTTCTCGTCAAGCGGAAAAATGCACTTATCAAACCTATAATCTCTGTGGCGGACATAGAACAGCTGGCCAGTGAATTGCCAGATGACATTCTCGAGCAAGAAGAACGTGAACAACTAAATACAACTGAGCCGACGATAGAACCAGCAGTGCCTCTCGTGGTCCCTCAACTTGTCATTCCTGAGCAtttgctgccaaaaccaagATCCCATCCTACAGCACCTTCCAAAATCTACAGCATCAAAGATGATTCATTAAGTGAAACCACCAGTAGCCATGAATCTATAACCAGCCCGAAGAAGCCATTAAGTTTGGATCGTGAGTCGccaataaaattgaaacttcaaACAAAGAACAAGATCGTACCAGGTGTAACGACATCAGCTTTATTGGGTCCGGAAGATGACGAAGAGAACGAGaatcaaattgttgaaaaacaTGAAACACTGGCAAAGGAAGACGTTGCAAAACCTCCTGAACCACCCGCGGAGAAAAACCATGATGAATGCCGAGAAATGAAACGCCCCAAAGACCGTAGATCAAATGATCGTAGTCCTAGAAGACTGCGTGATCATACCGGCACTACGACCAAGCGACGATCTAAAGATCGTCGTAGTCACAGCAAATCTAAAGAACGTAGTCCCAACCGAAAACGTCGTTCACTAGACCGAGACCGCGAACGTAGCAGAAATAACCGTTTGCGAAGTCCTCCACTGCGACGTATAAGAAGCTCACCTCCACCCCGTCGCAGACGATCGCGTTCTCGATCGAGAAGTTTAAGTCCTACGCTTTTGCGCAGGCCACCAAGTCCACCGGGTGATGGTAGTCCCAGAACTCGTCGATATTCGGCGGATCGAGAATGGCGCCGATCACGGTCGCCCTACTATCAACGACCCCCATCACCAAAAGAGAAACCACCAAATGAGAATCAAATCGATGTTGTTACTAGCACAGGCGGCAGTAGTGCAGTGTTCACTTCCGCCAACGACCAGTCTCCTGTTACCGGGTACAAGAAAAGCCTTGCCGATTCCACAATCAACGATGCTGATCTGGAAATTCAGAAACGCAAGTCACAAAACTTCAGCGAGAGCTCTGCCTATAACAACGTATATTCAAAGACATATGGTTTTTACGGTCCAGAGGACATGGTGCTAGAAGGTCCGGAAGGAGGTGATTCGCCGAAACGAATACCCCTAGACGATCGAATTAACATTGTGTTAGGCATCAACGGAGTTGAACCTCCCAAAAGAGCAGATGTCGTACCAGTGTCTACCGCAAACCACTACGGGGATTATCAGTCCATTCAGCCCCTGCACCATGACATGCAACAACAACCTCCACAACATTATCCACCACTTCAACAATTCCCCGGTCCAATCAACAGCCCACGGTCAATGATGCACCCGCCTCCGCAGCAACAACAGCATCAATTTCAGCATAATTATCGTCAAGATTTTCATGTTGCGCCAACGGGACAACCACCACCGCCTCCAAATCCGTATGCATACGGACCAAATCCTCGTCCACAGTTCTTCCCTAGTCCACGCATCCCACAGCAGGGTTGGCTGCGTGCTCCCCACGGAGCAGTTATCCAACCCGGCCCTACACATCCGCAAATATATCCCAACAACATGTTCCACCAAACTCCAAACGTTCAGGTTCCTCCTCCCCCACTACCTGTCGATCCAACGAAAACTCACGTCGTACAGGTGGGTAACGTATTGGAAATAGTTCCAACGGCAGTTCCTCCACCAGCGGTCAACCAACCGCTGAGAACCACTCCCCCAGTAATAATTATCGAGCCTACAACTCCTTTTATGCAGCAGGCTTCACCGTCAGATACTCCCAACCTTCTCACCCCGAAGATCCTCACAGCAGAGGAACTGAAACTGCGACACGAACGTCGACTGGAACTGAAGAAGAAAATACGTATAGAGCGCGAGAAGAAACGCACGGAGAAGAAAATGCGAAAAGAAAAGCTCAAGATGGAAGTCAAACGTCTATTGGCTGAAACCAGTGCTACAGCCGCTAATAGCTCCTCAGAAGAAGAAGAATTTGATGCTATCAAACACCAGGAGTTGCTTGCTTCACTTAGTAAAGGCTATGACCGAAGCATACTACGGACGAAAACTGGCGCatg TGTTGCCAGAAAACAGGTCCTTTTTGCGGATGGCGTCGCGCCAGGCGATGAATCATCTTCTTCGGGTGCGGAAGTACTCAGGTCTCCTGCCAAAATTACTGCGtcaaaaacgcgtaaaaaattGCGACGGAAACGAACGCTAAAAGCCACCGGAAGGAAACGTCTTATCGACAGGTTAAAATTGCCG GATCTCGATCTCGAAGAAAAGGAACGCATCGATCCCGAGTTGGATGCCATGCCAGCACCTTCGCCCCCACCTGGTTCACCACCCTCGGAGTTATTGCAACCACGCTGCATCAATCCACCTCCAGTGCAAATGATAGACTTCAGCGACGCTCCTCCCATGTTGCCCTTTCGTGCCACAGGCAGTTCTACATCTTCAAATACGCCTTCTTCTAACGGCTCTGGTATGCCGGCTTCTCCATTTGTTCCGGCAACACCACCATCGAACGGTGGCAATAATTCTGCTGCTAATTCGAATCACAATCTGAACGTCGGTCATAGCTCGGTACCTCCATCTTCGACTAGCAGTACCATGCCTGGCTGGAATCGAGTAGCACCGGTACCTACCAGTGCTTCATCGCACATGCGATCACATCATCATAGTCACCAGCATCACTACCATCACTCGCATAGTCAGCACCATACACAACCACCTCCACCATCATCGTCACAGCAGTCTGTGTTAGGACTAAAGAAGTCACGGCGGGATGGATATCGTAGCAACCAACATCCGCCGGAACCGCCTCACGCAATCGAAGCGATCGGCTCTTCAATGCGACACTCGTCGTCCTACGATGCAGGTTCCCATTGA
- the LOC131687519 gene encoding serine/arginine repetitive matrix protein 2-like isoform X2 yields MDFDDDSSNPREPSCTPPLPTTDLTPIEIMKFAPSGDDLATPERLDDVDKDASSVVPQRDQSTPKKSGEYLVAAVREKTAEADKNGEPCVVEKSDSKGEKLTNKVADETSSARLPTRKDAKGNVPSPSVVKSDRSKVPSSPPTKKRKSDTADKLKSSKRKDKDKSTDMDKSKEKEKEKNRKRKSKNREKDRSSSRGRSRVRTKSDDKEKKRRSKSVEKRSRSRKSSSPRSDRKKRNASRSKSEFARSQSMASGKKTEERSKRKSRSRERGKSLSFKNRRSGSNKEHQGETSGNQSLTSAKKRTERSPVLLSSIKYTSSPPVIGWRERIVSKVQSATPFRQIPITPAIAALQAYDDDEDSSHSNDGLSSKARRVTAGEKTVKEKPEANSKRKKKIRSKSSVKKSKKSGSQKKKSKEKRKEQSKRKRSPKEKKKEKEVVDKVVDPEPISATDLHVSSGGTDTELETSFHDEEDQDELFVKRIKLEKMDDRDQLQFGQIQIDYSIVKQEPLTDEEKEKVKNAPPVTEPVLTHEPVPKAVLPELEQPVIQSLKSPEPKESTPLRPRFNCSFLDDLNSGKKLTVLQKAELEDRNRKEADSPDTDDYASNWENDEFSPLVTTAKVPVETPKQAGNKALVISEENSKRNRLIPKSTHEQIIPLDDLLNIQSQLQSMKSKLESVGQLEGITPLTKKMEFLPSVTDNSDEKLNCVPVLGKENADDTKITNRKQAKKRRSSSSTTTSTSSTSDSSSSSSDSSSSSSSSSSSSSSSDSDSTDSSDEEAKKNKKKLLVKRKNALIKPIISVADIEQLASELPDDILEQEEREQLNTTEPTIEPAVPLVVPQLVIPEHLLPKPRSHPTAPSKIYSIKDDSLSETTSSHESITSPKKPLSLDRESPIKLKLQTKNKIVPGVTTSALLGPEDDEENENQIVEKHETLAKEDVAKPPEPPAEKNHDECREMKRPKDRRSNDRSPRRLRDHTGTTTKRRSKDRRSHSKSKERSPNRKRRSLDRDRERSRNNRLRSPPLRRIRSSPPPRRRRSRSRSRSLSPTLLRRPPSPPGDGSPRTRRYSADREWRRSRSPYYQRPPSPKEKPPNENQIDVVTSTGGSSAVFTSANDQSPVTGYKKSLADSTINDADLEIQKRKSQNFSESSAYNNVYSKTYGFYGPEDMVLEGPEGGDSPKRIPLDDRINIVLGINGVEPPKRADVVPVSTANHYGDYQSIQPLHHDMQQQPPQHYPPLQQFPGPINSPRSMMHPPPQQQQHQFQHNYRQDFHVAPTGQPPPPPNPYAYGPNPRPQFFPSPRIPQQGWLRAPHGAVIQPGPTHPQIYPNNMFHQTPNVQVPPPPLPVDPTKTHVVQASPSDTPNLLTPKILTAEELKLRHERRLELKKKIRIEREKKRTEKKMRKEKLKMEVKRLLAETSATAANSSSEEEEFDAIKHQELLASLSKGYDRSILRTKTGACVARKQVLFADGVAPGDESSSSGAEVLRSPAKITASKTRKKLRRKRTLKATGRKRLIDRLKLPDLDLEEKERIDPELDAMPAPSPPPGSPPSELLQPRCINPPPVQMIDFSDAPPMLPFRATGSSTSSNTPSSNGSGMPASPFVPATPPSNGGNNSAANSNHNLNVGHSSVPPSSTSSTMPGWNRVAPVPTSASSHMRSHHHSHQHHYHHSHSQHHTQPPPPSSSQQSVLGLKKSRRDGYRSNQHPPEPPHAIEAIGSSMRHSSSYDAGSH; encoded by the exons ATGGATTTCGATGATGATTCCTCCAATCCGAGGGAGCCGTCGTGTACCCCACCGCTACCGACGACAGATTTGACGCCTATCGAAATCATGAAATTTGCCCCTAGTGGTGATGATTTGGCCACACCGGAGAGGCTTGACGATGTGGACAAAGATGCTTCGAGTGTTGTCCCTCAGCGGGATCAATCTACGCCTAAGAAATCTGGTGAATATCTCGTAGCAGCAGTGAGGGAAAAAACTGCCGAGGCAGACAAAAATGGCGAACCCTGTGTGGTGGAGAAAAGTGATTCCAAGGGGGAGAAGCTGACGAATAAGGTGGCAGATGAAACCTCCTCAGCTCGGCTTCCGACAAGGAAGGATGCGAAAGGAAATGTCCCAA GTCCTTCCGTCGTGAAATCTGACCGATCAAAAGTACCCTCGTCACCACCTACCAAAAAACGAAAATCAGACACTGCTGACAAATTGAAGAGCAGCAAAAGAAAAGATAAGGACAAGTCCACAGATATGGACAAATCCAAAGAGAAGGAAAAAGAGAAAAACAGAAAACGCAAAAGCAAGAATCGAGAGAAAGATCGTTCTAGTAGTAGGGGTAGATCGCGAGTACGTACTAAATCCGACGATAAGGAAAAGAAACGACGGTCCAAAAGTGTTGAAAAACGAAGTCGTAGCCGAAAAAGTAGCTCTCCTCGGTCAGATCGAAAAAAACGAAACGCCAGTCGAAGCAAATCGGAATTCGCAAGATCACAAAGCATGGCCAGTGGTAAGAAAACCGAGGAAAGATCAAAGCGGAAATCAAGATCCCGAGAAAGGGGGAAATCGTTAAGTTTCAAAAATAGACGCTCTGGCAGCAATAAGGAGCATCAAGGCGAAACATCCGGTAATCAGAGCCTCACTTCTGCGAAGAAACGCACAGAACGATCGCCAGTATTGCTATCTTCGATCAAATACACCTCGAGTCCTCCAGTGATTGGTTGGCGAGAGCGAATTGTAAGCAAGGTACAAAGTGCAACGCCTTTTCGACAAATTCCCATCACTCCGGCTATAGCCGCGTTGCAGGCATATGATGACGATGAAGATTCTTCGCACAGCAACGATGGTCTTAGCTCAAAAGCAAGACGAGTGACGGCCGGAGAGAAAACGGTCAAAGAGAAACCGGAAGCAAATTCAAAGCGTAAGAAAAAGATTCGGAGCAAAAGCTCAGtgaaaaaatcaaagaaaagtgGATCTCAGAAGAAAAAATCCAAGGAAAAACGCAAGGAGCAAAGTAAACGCAAGCGATCGCCAAAggagaaaaagaaagaaaaggaagttgtcgacaaagttgtagatccTGAACCAATTTCTGCTACGGATCTTCACGTTTCTTCTGGTGGTACCGATACCGAACTAGAAACATCGTTTCATGACGAGGAGGATCAAGATGAACTCTTTGTTAAGCGGATAAAACTTGAGAAGATGGACGATAGAGATCAGCTGCAGTTTGGACAAATTCAAATAGACTACAGCATCGTTAAACAGGAACCGCTAACTGACgaagagaaggaaaaagtcaaaaatgCTCCGCCCGTTACTGAGCCTGTACTTACTCATGAACCGGTGCCTAAGGCAGTACTTCCAGAGCTGGAACAGCCAgttatacaaagtttgaaaagcCCAGAACCGAAAGAATCTACACCATTGAGACCGAGATTCAACTGCTCCTTTTTGGATGACCTGAATAGCGGTAAGAAGTTGACTGTTTTGCAAAAAGCAGAACTTGAGGACCGCAATCGAAAGGAGGCTGATTCTCCGGACACTGATGACTACGCTTCAAACTGGGAGAATGACGAATTCAGTCCCCTGGTGACAACCGCAAAAGTACCCGTTGAAACGCCGAAACAGGCTGGTAACAAAGCATTGGTTATCAGTGAGGAAAATTCTAAACGAAACCGACTTATCCCTAAAAGTACACATGAGCAGATCATTCCATTGGATGATTTACTAAACATTCAGAGTCAGTTGCAGTCGATGAAGAGTAAGCTTGAAAGTGTTGGCCAGTTGGAAGGAATTACTCCGTTAACaaagaaaatggaatttttgCCAAGTGTAACTGATAATTCTGATGAAAAACTGAATTGTGTTCCGGTTTTAGGAAAAGAAAATGCAGATGATACAAAAATAACTAATCGCAAGCAAGCAAAAAAACGCAGAAGTTCATCTAGTACAACGACCAGCACAAGCTCTACTTCCGATAGTTCTAGCTCAAGTTCCGATTCTAGCTCTTCAAGTTCATCTTCCAGTTCAAGCTCTAGTTCATCCGATTCGGATTCGACTGATAGTTCCGATGAGGAGGCAAAGAAGAATAAGAAGAAACTTCTCGTCAAGCGGAAAAATGCACTTATCAAACCTATAATCTCTGTGGCGGACATAGAACAGCTGGCCAGTGAATTGCCAGATGACATTCTCGAGCAAGAAGAACGTGAACAACTAAATACAACTGAGCCGACGATAGAACCAGCAGTGCCTCTCGTGGTCCCTCAACTTGTCATTCCTGAGCAtttgctgccaaaaccaagATCCCATCCTACAGCACCTTCCAAAATCTACAGCATCAAAGATGATTCATTAAGTGAAACCACCAGTAGCCATGAATCTATAACCAGCCCGAAGAAGCCATTAAGTTTGGATCGTGAGTCGccaataaaattgaaacttcaaACAAAGAACAAGATCGTACCAGGTGTAACGACATCAGCTTTATTGGGTCCGGAAGATGACGAAGAGAACGAGaatcaaattgttgaaaaacaTGAAACACTGGCAAAGGAAGACGTTGCAAAACCTCCTGAACCACCCGCGGAGAAAAACCATGATGAATGCCGAGAAATGAAACGCCCCAAAGACCGTAGATCAAATGATCGTAGTCCTAGAAGACTGCGTGATCATACCGGCACTACGACCAAGCGACGATCTAAAGATCGTCGTAGTCACAGCAAATCTAAAGAACGTAGTCCCAACCGAAAACGTCGTTCACTAGACCGAGACCGCGAACGTAGCAGAAATAACCGTTTGCGAAGTCCTCCACTGCGACGTATAAGAAGCTCACCTCCACCCCGTCGCAGACGATCGCGTTCTCGATCGAGAAGTTTAAGTCCTACGCTTTTGCGCAGGCCACCAAGTCCACCGGGTGATGGTAGTCCCAGAACTCGTCGATATTCGGCGGATCGAGAATGGCGCCGATCACGGTCGCCCTACTATCAACGACCCCCATCACCAAAAGAGAAACCACCAAATGAGAATCAAATCGATGTTGTTACTAGCACAGGCGGCAGTAGTGCAGTGTTCACTTCCGCCAACGACCAGTCTCCTGTTACCGGGTACAAGAAAAGCCTTGCCGATTCCACAATCAACGATGCTGATCTGGAAATTCAGAAACGCAAGTCACAAAACTTCAGCGAGAGCTCTGCCTATAACAACGTATATTCAAAGACATATGGTTTTTACGGTCCAGAGGACATGGTGCTAGAAGGTCCGGAAGGAGGTGATTCGCCGAAACGAATACCCCTAGACGATCGAATTAACATTGTGTTAGGCATCAACGGAGTTGAACCTCCCAAAAGAGCAGATGTCGTACCAGTGTCTACCGCAAACCACTACGGGGATTATCAGTCCATTCAGCCCCTGCACCATGACATGCAACAACAACCTCCACAACATTATCCACCACTTCAACAATTCCCCGGTCCAATCAACAGCCCACGGTCAATGATGCACCCGCCTCCGCAGCAACAACAGCATCAATTTCAGCATAATTATCGTCAAGATTTTCATGTTGCGCCAACGGGACAACCACCACCGCCTCCAAATCCGTATGCATACGGACCAAATCCTCGTCCACAGTTCTTCCCTAGTCCACGCATCCCACAGCAGGGTTGGCTGCGTGCTCCCCACGGAGCAGTTATCCAACCCGGCCCTACACATCCGCAAATATATCCCAACAACATGTTCCACCAAACTCCAAACGTTCAGGTTCCTCCTCCCCCACTACCTGTCGATCCAACGAAAACTCACGTCGTACAG GCTTCACCGTCAGATACTCCCAACCTTCTCACCCCGAAGATCCTCACAGCAGAGGAACTGAAACTGCGACACGAACGTCGACTGGAACTGAAGAAGAAAATACGTATAGAGCGCGAGAAGAAACGCACGGAGAAGAAAATGCGAAAAGAAAAGCTCAAGATGGAAGTCAAACGTCTATTGGCTGAAACCAGTGCTACAGCCGCTAATAGCTCCTCAGAAGAAGAAGAATTTGATGCTATCAAACACCAGGAGTTGCTTGCTTCACTTAGTAAAGGCTATGACCGAAGCATACTACGGACGAAAACTGGCGCatg TGTTGCCAGAAAACAGGTCCTTTTTGCGGATGGCGTCGCGCCAGGCGATGAATCATCTTCTTCGGGTGCGGAAGTACTCAGGTCTCCTGCCAAAATTACTGCGtcaaaaacgcgtaaaaaattGCGACGGAAACGAACGCTAAAAGCCACCGGAAGGAAACGTCTTATCGACAGGTTAAAATTGCCG GATCTCGATCTCGAAGAAAAGGAACGCATCGATCCCGAGTTGGATGCCATGCCAGCACCTTCGCCCCCACCTGGTTCACCACCCTCGGAGTTATTGCAACCACGCTGCATCAATCCACCTCCAGTGCAAATGATAGACTTCAGCGACGCTCCTCCCATGTTGCCCTTTCGTGCCACAGGCAGTTCTACATCTTCAAATACGCCTTCTTCTAACGGCTCTGGTATGCCGGCTTCTCCATTTGTTCCGGCAACACCACCATCGAACGGTGGCAATAATTCTGCTGCTAATTCGAATCACAATCTGAACGTCGGTCATAGCTCGGTACCTCCATCTTCGACTAGCAGTACCATGCCTGGCTGGAATCGAGTAGCACCGGTACCTACCAGTGCTTCATCGCACATGCGATCACATCATCATAGTCACCAGCATCACTACCATCACTCGCATAGTCAGCACCATACACAACCACCTCCACCATCATCGTCACAGCAGTCTGTGTTAGGACTAAAGAAGTCACGGCGGGATGGATATCGTAGCAACCAACATCCGCCGGAACCGCCTCACGCAATCGAAGCGATCGGCTCTTCAATGCGACACTCGTCGTCCTACGATGCAGGTTCCCATTGA